A genomic stretch from Antarcticibacterium flavum includes:
- a CDS encoding glycosyltransferase, translating into MKVVHFIGSIDKNSGGTAIYIQLLSAELIKYADLVVVTAKTSNPLELKGVKVYDLNLGLSRWWFLKKDFKNILLNEKPDVVHINGIWDPQNWLFQQACIEQNIKVLLSPHGMLEPYILKKNSLKKKLALALYQKKAIQSANYLHATAYAELKQIRRLGFSSPAKIIPNGIDICEVISKNEIESPENENNILFLSRIHPKKGIEILIKSISCLNDPNLKITIAGEGEDVYIEQLKNLCIEKEVDHLFDFVGGVYGKQKWKLYAEADFFVLPTYSENFGIVIIEALAAGVPVITTQGTPWEELVANNCGWWIDLSVPNLTDTIKEALALSQKERIKMRENGIRLVKKKYQIKAVAQNTFDFYKNIVSKQIGVYSY; encoded by the coding sequence ATGAAAGTAGTTCATTTCATAGGTTCCATAGATAAAAATTCCGGAGGAACTGCAATCTATATTCAGTTATTGTCTGCAGAACTGATTAAGTATGCAGACCTGGTAGTGGTTACAGCAAAAACTTCAAATCCTTTGGAATTAAAAGGGGTTAAAGTGTATGACCTAAATTTAGGATTGTCAAGGTGGTGGTTTCTTAAAAAAGATTTTAAGAATATATTATTAAATGAAAAACCAGATGTAGTTCACATTAATGGAATATGGGATCCTCAAAACTGGCTATTTCAGCAGGCATGTATTGAACAAAATATAAAGGTTCTTTTATCTCCTCACGGTATGTTGGAGCCATATATTCTTAAAAAAAATTCTTTAAAAAAGAAGTTAGCTCTCGCTTTGTATCAAAAGAAAGCAATTCAATCTGCAAATTATTTACATGCTACAGCTTATGCTGAGTTAAAGCAAATAAGAAGATTGGGTTTTTCCTCTCCGGCAAAGATAATCCCAAATGGAATAGATATTTGTGAAGTAATATCAAAGAACGAAATTGAATCTCCAGAAAATGAAAATAATATTCTTTTCTTATCTCGAATACATCCCAAAAAAGGTATTGAAATTTTAATCAAGTCTATTAGCTGCCTTAATGATCCAAACTTGAAAATTACCATAGCAGGGGAGGGAGAAGATGTTTATATAGAGCAGCTCAAAAATCTTTGTATCGAAAAAGAAGTAGATCACCTTTTCGATTTCGTGGGTGGAGTTTACGGGAAACAGAAATGGAAACTTTATGCCGAGGCAGATTTTTTTGTTCTGCCAACATACAGTGAAAATTTTGGAATCGTAATAATTGAAGCACTGGCGGCAGGAGTACCAGTGATCACAACCCAAGGGACACCATGGGAAGAATTAGTGGCGAATAATTGTGGTTGGTGGATTGATTTGAGTGTCCCTAATTTGACAGATACCATCAAAGAAGCATTGGCTTTATCTCAAAAAGAAAGAATCAAGATGAGAGAAAATGGAATACGGTTAGTTAAAAAAAAATATCAAATCAAGGCTGTAGCTCAGAACACATTTGATTTCTATAAAAATATAGTGTCAAAACAGATTGGGGTTTACTCATATTAA
- a CDS encoding exopolysaccharide biosynthesis polyprenyl glycosylphosphotransferase, whose amino-acid sequence MPISLVAHLATINFTLYLLTPHTYLNLWAILWYNLSWFFISLGLNFYSVERKERFRTSFHKFFQHYFIFAMAYFTFFAFMRFDFSIRYQLFVLCFLLFLLIFYRWFFFSLRKLYRLEGGNYVNVVVVGEDRNIKVIQKIFEEPDFGYRYKGFFGNSTSSKTKYLGKVEACYDYILENSIDEIYCMVSQLSSCELNQLIDFADNNLKRLMLVPDNKEIFTRAMGVELFGTVPVLNLRKSPLEKNYAKYGKRVFDVIFSLFVLVFILSWLVPLLFIITRTESRDPLFFRQLRHGFNKKPFYCYKFRSMVNNSLAHTRICTVNDSRVTRIGKILRRTSIDELPQFINVLLGQMSVVGPRPHMETHTYEYERSVNKYLVRHFAKPGITGLAQIKGYRGEIVKPSDIINRTRFDIFYLEKWTPLLDLKIIYYTMYNAVKGDEKAF is encoded by the coding sequence ATGCCAATTTCCCTGGTAGCCCATTTGGCGACTATTAATTTTACTTTGTATTTGTTAACCCCTCATACATATCTTAATCTATGGGCTATATTATGGTATAATTTATCATGGTTCTTTATTTCCCTGGGTTTAAACTTTTATTCGGTTGAAAGGAAAGAGCGTTTTAGAACCTCGTTTCATAAATTTTTCCAACATTACTTCATTTTCGCCATGGCCTATTTTACGTTTTTTGCCTTTATGAGATTTGATTTTTCCATTCGTTACCAATTATTTGTTTTATGCTTTCTATTGTTTCTTTTGATTTTCTACAGATGGTTCTTTTTTTCTTTAAGAAAATTGTATCGCCTGGAAGGAGGTAATTATGTGAATGTAGTGGTGGTTGGAGAAGACCGAAATATAAAGGTGATCCAAAAGATCTTTGAAGAACCCGATTTTGGGTACCGGTATAAAGGATTTTTTGGAAATTCAACATCATCAAAAACCAAGTATCTGGGAAAGGTTGAGGCCTGTTATGACTATATTCTAGAAAATAGCATTGATGAAATTTACTGTATGGTATCACAGCTTTCCAGCTGTGAGCTTAATCAATTAATAGATTTTGCCGATAATAACTTAAAACGATTAATGCTGGTACCAGACAATAAGGAAATCTTCACCCGGGCTATGGGAGTGGAATTATTTGGAACTGTTCCGGTATTAAACCTAAGAAAATCACCCCTTGAAAAAAATTATGCAAAGTATGGTAAACGTGTTTTTGATGTTATTTTTTCCTTATTTGTTCTAGTTTTTATCCTATCCTGGCTAGTCCCGTTGTTATTTATAATTACCAGGACAGAATCTAGAGATCCACTTTTTTTCAGGCAACTTCGTCATGGGTTTAATAAAAAACCATTCTACTGTTACAAATTCAGGTCCATGGTGAATAATTCGCTGGCCCATACCCGTATTTGCACTGTGAACGATTCCCGGGTTACCAGGATTGGAAAGATTTTAAGGAGAACAAGTATAGACGAACTTCCGCAGTTTATTAATGTCCTGTTAGGTCAAATGAGTGTTGTTGGGCCACGGCCTCATATGGAAACTCATACCTATGAGTATGAAAGATCTGTGAATAAATATCTTGTACGGCATTTTGCTAAACCCGGGATTACTGGGTTGGCTCAAATTAAAGGATACCGGGGTGAGATTGTAAAACCTTCAGATATTATTAACCGCACAAGATTTGATATTTTTTACCTCGAAAAATGGACCCCCCTATTGGACCTTAAAATAATCTATTATACCATGTATAATGCGGTTAAAGGTGACGAAAAAGCTTTCTAA
- a CDS encoding glycosyltransferase family 2 protein encodes MVSVIILTKNEEKDLPKCLSFLSWADDIHVLDSGSTDDTVKIAREYGAEVSFNKFISFGQQRNYALENLNFKYNWILFLDADEVVTLKFKQDMIQSIANAGVEVAGFYCCWKMMLEDRWLKRCDNFPKWQFRILRLGRAKFTDFGHGQKEGKVEGKIEYIKEPYLHYSFSKGWTQWIERHNKYSSLEARDRIEKKPPFKEIFSGNSSKRNPALKSRLSDIPGWPFLRFLHAYILNGGFLEGKPGFIYCTNMAYHEFLISIKMRELRKQPFKENLYKNVLKKPITY; translated from the coding sequence ATGGTTTCAGTTATTATTCTCACTAAAAATGAAGAGAAAGATTTACCAAAGTGTCTTTCATTTTTATCATGGGCAGATGATATTCATGTTCTCGATTCTGGTAGTACAGATGATACCGTGAAAATTGCCCGGGAATATGGGGCGGAAGTAAGTTTTAACAAGTTCATCAGCTTTGGGCAGCAAAGGAATTATGCCCTGGAAAATTTGAATTTTAAATATAACTGGATTTTATTCCTGGATGCAGATGAGGTAGTTACTCTAAAATTTAAACAGGACATGATACAATCTATTGCAAATGCAGGAGTGGAAGTTGCAGGGTTTTATTGTTGCTGGAAAATGATGTTGGAAGACAGGTGGCTAAAACGCTGCGATAATTTCCCTAAATGGCAATTTAGGATCTTACGCCTGGGCAGAGCAAAATTTACAGATTTTGGCCACGGCCAAAAGGAAGGAAAAGTGGAAGGGAAAATAGAGTATATAAAGGAACCTTATTTACATTATAGTTTTTCCAAAGGGTGGACGCAGTGGATTGAAAGACATAATAAATATTCTTCCCTTGAAGCACGAGACAGAATTGAAAAAAAACCACCTTTTAAAGAAATATTCTCAGGTAATTCCAGTAAACGAAATCCTGCTCTAAAATCCAGGTTAAGTGATATTCCGGGATGGCCATTTTTAAGATTTCTACATGCCTATATTTTAAATGGCGGATTTTTGGAAGGTAAACCGGGTTTCATTTACTGCACCAATATGGCTTATCACGAGTTTTTAATTTCCATTAAAATGAGGGAATTAAGAAAACAGCCCTTCAAAGAAAACCTATATAAGAATGTTCTAAAGAAACCAATAACCTATTAA
- a CDS encoding polysaccharide biosynthesis/export family protein has product MTLKKFSKQIVLLILIILITPSCISRKEMVYFQDIEQLRKSEVRRSGNNLEIQPDDVLTIRVSAPEQEAALPFNLTKSIVSQERIMGDVELETYLVSNEGTIEFPVIGTMEVKGLTNIELAKKIQNEVREYVKDPIVNVRILNFQISVLGEVNNPGTFFIDDDHITLSKALSMAGDLTIFGKRNNILVMGDYDGQKTYAYLDFTNANVVNSPHYNLRQNDVIYVEPRGTRRQTAGSTGLAATYLSIISVAASLIVLITR; this is encoded by the coding sequence ATGACTTTAAAGAAATTTTCCAAACAAATAGTGCTGTTAATCCTGATTATACTCATAACCCCCTCCTGTATATCCCGTAAAGAAATGGTTTATTTTCAGGATATTGAACAATTACGAAAAAGTGAAGTCAGAAGATCCGGCAATAACCTGGAGATACAACCAGATGATGTTTTAACCATTCGGGTATCTGCGCCCGAGCAGGAGGCTGCTCTTCCCTTTAACCTAACCAAATCCATAGTATCACAGGAAAGAATAATGGGGGACGTAGAACTTGAAACTTATCTGGTATCGAACGAGGGAACCATAGAATTTCCCGTCATAGGTACAATGGAAGTTAAAGGTTTAACAAATATTGAATTGGCAAAAAAGATACAAAATGAAGTAAGGGAATATGTAAAAGATCCTATAGTTAATGTGAGGATCCTTAATTTTCAAATAAGTGTTTTAGGGGAAGTAAATAATCCGGGAACATTCTTTATTGACGATGATCACATTACATTATCCAAAGCACTTTCGATGGCCGGTGATCTAACCATATTTGGCAAAAGGAACAATATATTGGTAATGGGGGACTATGATGGGCAAAAAACATATGCATATCTGGATTTCACCAATGCAAATGTTGTGAATTCCCCTCACTATAATCTAAGACAAAACGATGTTATTTACGTTGAACCGAGAGGGACCAGGAGGCAGACTGCAGGTTCAACGGGGCTTGCGGCAACCTATCTCTCTATTATTTCTGTAGCGGCATCACTAATAGTATTAATAACAAGGTAA
- a CDS encoding glycosyltransferase family 2 protein, with protein sequence MKVSIVTIVYNRAHCIAHCIESVLNQTYEDIEHVIIDGGSTDGTVEIIGNYRDKLGYFISEKDKGIFDALNKGIKQATGDIIGILNSDDFFCHTDTIAKVVNGFLSSGADLVYAKGLFVDKENPSKIKRIYPSGPFNKQNLRFGWIPLHTTIFVRKEIFCRFGVYRSGYSIASDYEISLRWFQNDEIKKFFLDEWVVKMRLGGLSTSAKLQLKKSKEDLRIIRLNQLNGIFTLACKIGRKVPQYIIPQIPGFYKSIKV encoded by the coding sequence ATGAAGGTGTCCATCGTCACTATAGTCTATAACCGTGCACACTGTATAGCACATTGCATAGAATCTGTGCTAAACCAAACCTACGAGGATATAGAACATGTAATTATAGACGGCGGCTCAACAGATGGAACGGTTGAAATAATTGGAAATTATAGAGATAAATTAGGATATTTTATTTCTGAAAAAGATAAAGGTATATTTGATGCACTTAATAAAGGAATTAAACAGGCTACAGGAGATATTATAGGGATTCTCAATTCTGATGATTTTTTCTGCCATACTGATACTATAGCTAAAGTTGTAAATGGATTTTTATCTTCCGGAGCAGACCTGGTTTACGCAAAAGGTTTGTTTGTAGATAAAGAAAACCCATCTAAAATCAAACGTATTTATCCATCAGGGCCTTTCAACAAGCAAAATTTGAGATTTGGATGGATACCACTTCATACCACCATTTTTGTACGTAAAGAAATCTTTTGCAGATTTGGGGTGTATAGGTCTGGTTATTCCATAGCCAGTGATTATGAAATCTCCCTTCGATGGTTTCAGAATGATGAGATTAAAAAGTTTTTCCTGGATGAGTGGGTTGTTAAAATGCGCCTTGGGGGCTTAAGCACTTCTGCCAAACTTCAATTAAAGAAATCAAAAGAAGATCTTCGTATTATTAGACTCAATCAGCTAAACGGCATTTTTACTCTTGCTTGTAAAATTGGTAGAAAAGTACCTCAATATATCATTCCACAAATTCCCGGATTTTACAAATCCATCAAAGTGTAA
- a CDS encoding LbetaH domain-containing protein — MLVAKNSKKGKVDLSTYNSDFGTVNKILRIVWNICYWILFRPFNLNFFRGYRAFILKMFGAKVGYKANIYASVKIWAPWNLSIGDYSSMGPGVDCYNQGKISIGNNTVISQKTYLCASSHDFTKSNFPLIRKYVNIGSQVWVAADSFIAPGVSIGEGSVVGARSAVFKNVGIWEVVGGNPASFIKERQITE, encoded by the coding sequence ATGTTGGTAGCTAAAAATTCAAAAAAGGGTAAAGTTGATTTATCAACGTATAATTCAGATTTTGGTACTGTCAATAAAATTTTGAGAATTGTATGGAACATTTGTTATTGGATTTTATTTCGACCATTTAACCTTAATTTTTTTAGGGGTTATCGAGCATTTATTTTAAAAATGTTTGGTGCTAAAGTTGGATATAAAGCAAACATCTATGCCAGTGTAAAAATTTGGGCTCCCTGGAATCTGTCGATAGGTGATTACTCTAGTATGGGCCCAGGGGTCGATTGTTATAATCAGGGGAAAATAAGCATTGGTAACAATACTGTAATTTCTCAAAAGACCTATCTCTGTGCATCCAGCCACGATTTTACCAAATCCAACTTTCCACTAATTCGTAAATATGTTAATATTGGAAGCCAGGTTTGGGTGGCAGCAGATTCTTTTATTGCTCCAGGAGTATCAATAGGAGAAGGCTCTGTTGTAGGAGCAAGAAGTGCAGTGTTTAAAAATGTTGGTATCTGGGAAGTGGTGGGAGGAAATCCGGCTTCCTTTATTAAGGAACGCCAAATAACGGAATAA
- a CDS encoding acyltransferase, with protein sequence MKAYSRIDHFTVAIHLDRIEMEENSSIGRSNWITGFPSGTSSRHFQHQTTRNSVLILGSNSSITKHHHLDCTNLLKIGKFSTIAGYHTQILTHSLDLLENIQDSKPIIIGDYTFIGTNTVILGGSILPNHCVLGAKSLLNKAFHENWKLYGGVPAQPVRDIPKSAKYFSRLEGFVY encoded by the coding sequence ATGAAAGCCTATTCCCGAATAGACCACTTTACTGTCGCAATTCATTTAGACAGAATAGAGATGGAGGAAAATTCAAGTATTGGTCGCAGTAACTGGATAACAGGTTTTCCGTCCGGAACCTCCAGCAGGCATTTTCAACATCAAACTACACGCAATTCTGTTTTAATTTTAGGAAGTAATAGCTCGATTACAAAACATCATCATCTGGATTGTACAAATTTATTAAAGATTGGGAAGTTTTCTACTATAGCTGGTTATCACACACAAATCCTAACCCATTCTCTAGATCTTCTTGAAAACATTCAGGATAGCAAACCTATAATAATAGGGGATTATACTTTTATTGGAACTAATACGGTTATTTTAGGTGGTTCTATTTTACCCAACCACTGCGTTCTGGGAGCGAAATCACTTCTTAATAAGGCTTTTCATGAAAATTGGAAGTTATATGGTGGAGTTCCAGCTCAACCCGTGAGGGATATTCCTAAATCTGCAAAGTATTTTTCCAGACTAGAAGGCTTCGTTTACTAA
- a CDS encoding GumC family protein, whose protein sequence is MRKEINRYLKNWPWFVLSLILSVGLGYIYLRYTTPLYSAKTTIIIKDESSKGTESAIYADIGLLSGAGTKNMENEIGILRSRRLMHNVVKSLNINIQYFIEGKVNTMEIYEAIPLNLQVLKLDEQRLKERGGATYEIKKMKEDLYQIQDMASGRIFNVKSGSPVDLGFSNVVLGPGDYGEGFSLPIIVKFTETEKMAAHYRNQISFIQEDKSSNFIELALTDPVREKARDILDQLILEFNRSAIEDKNLIAGNTAKFINERLAIINGELDSVESGKEMFKEQNRLTDIQAESQMFIQNASDYNKKMQEVGTQLELANAMLEYISKNSRSDLLPTNLGLSEGGVNGQINEYNDLVLQRNRILSGSSEKNPIVIKLNSQIDQIKGNVVQSLGRMRSNLQIGQEDLNRQASSIGSQIYAVPSKERQYRGIERQQSIKETLYLFLLQKREENSLAMAVTEPKAKIVDRAYFNDFPIYPNPRSIYLGTCVLGLFLPFSVIYTKGIMDNKVRKRNDIESFGPNIALVGEIPQVKKNEIIRLNDRSMLAESFRILNTNLQYLLINSKNNKQAKILLVTSTIKGEGKTFTSINLGITIANTSKRVLLIGADLRSPKLQDQAINLSQKLGLSDYLVDDEVNLESLIKKSHLHQNIEILASGSIPPNPYELLKSEKVEEMFLLLKKKYDYILVDTAPSMLVADTFILTQYADLILYMVRAGYTEKELLEFPINAMEKGKMEHVCFVLNNVNKTNLGYGNKYGYGYGEEKKGFWETRKILKTVPT, encoded by the coding sequence ATGAGAAAAGAAATTAACCGATATCTCAAAAACTGGCCTTGGTTTGTCTTGAGCTTAATTCTATCAGTAGGCCTAGGGTATATATATTTACGCTATACTACACCTTTATATAGTGCTAAAACAACTATTATTATAAAAGATGAATCTTCCAAAGGAACCGAGTCTGCCATCTATGCAGATATTGGGCTTTTAAGTGGGGCAGGAACTAAAAACATGGAAAATGAAATTGGTATACTTCGTTCCAGAAGATTGATGCATAATGTTGTTAAATCCTTAAATATTAATATCCAGTATTTTATTGAAGGTAAGGTAAATACAATGGAAATTTATGAAGCTATTCCCCTTAATCTCCAGGTTCTTAAGCTCGACGAGCAAAGATTAAAGGAAAGGGGTGGAGCAACATATGAAATAAAAAAAATGAAAGAAGATCTATATCAAATACAGGATATGGCCTCCGGGAGGATCTTTAATGTCAAATCCGGTTCTCCTGTAGATCTTGGATTTTCGAATGTGGTGCTGGGGCCTGGGGATTATGGTGAAGGTTTTTCCCTACCAATTATTGTGAAGTTCACAGAAACAGAAAAAATGGCAGCTCATTATCGAAATCAAATTTCCTTTATACAGGAAGATAAAAGCTCCAATTTTATTGAACTGGCCCTTACAGATCCTGTTAGAGAAAAGGCTAGAGATATTTTAGATCAATTAATTCTCGAGTTTAACCGTTCTGCGATAGAAGACAAAAACCTCATTGCCGGAAATACTGCGAAATTCATTAATGAAAGACTGGCAATCATAAATGGAGAACTAGACTCTGTAGAATCCGGAAAAGAAATGTTTAAAGAACAAAACAGGCTAACAGATATACAGGCAGAATCCCAAATGTTCATTCAAAATGCCAGTGATTACAACAAAAAAATGCAAGAGGTAGGCACCCAGCTTGAACTTGCCAATGCTATGCTGGAATATATATCTAAAAATTCCAGAAGCGACCTTTTACCTACCAATTTGGGTCTGTCTGAAGGTGGGGTAAATGGGCAGATAAATGAATATAATGACCTGGTGCTGCAACGAAACAGAATCCTCTCAGGTTCAAGTGAAAAAAACCCAATAGTTATTAAGCTCAACAGTCAAATTGATCAAATTAAAGGAAATGTAGTACAGAGTCTGGGTAGGATGCGGTCAAATTTACAGATAGGCCAGGAAGATCTAAACAGGCAGGCTTCCAGTATTGGATCCCAAATATATGCTGTTCCTTCTAAAGAGAGACAGTACAGAGGTATTGAAAGGCAGCAGAGTATTAAGGAAACTCTATATTTATTTTTATTACAAAAAAGAGAAGAAAATTCCCTTGCTATGGCGGTCACTGAGCCTAAAGCCAAAATTGTTGACAGGGCTTATTTTAACGATTTTCCAATCTATCCAAATCCAAGGAGTATTTATTTAGGAACCTGCGTCTTAGGATTGTTTCTTCCATTTTCGGTTATCTATACCAAAGGAATAATGGACAACAAAGTAAGAAAGAGAAACGATATTGAAAGTTTTGGGCCAAATATTGCTTTAGTTGGTGAAATACCCCAGGTTAAAAAAAATGAAATTATAAGATTGAATGACCGGTCCATGTTAGCAGAATCCTTTAGGATATTGAATACCAATCTTCAATATCTCCTCATTAATTCCAAGAACAACAAACAAGCAAAAATCCTGTTGGTAACCTCTACAATTAAAGGGGAGGGTAAGACTTTTACATCAATAAACCTGGGAATAACCATTGCCAATACTTCCAAACGTGTATTGCTTATAGGTGCAGACCTTAGGAGTCCTAAATTACAAGACCAGGCTATTAATCTTAGTCAAAAATTGGGATTAAGTGATTATCTGGTTGATGATGAGGTGAACTTGGAAAGTCTTATCAAAAAATCCCACCTTCATCAAAATATAGAAATTCTTGCTTCTGGAAGTATTCCTCCAAATCCTTACGAGTTATTAAAATCTGAAAAAGTGGAAGAAATGTTTCTTTTACTGAAAAAAAAATATGACTATATTTTAGTAGACACCGCCCCTTCAATGCTGGTAGCAGACACTTTTATCTTAACACAATATGCAGATCTTATCCTATACATGGTAAGGGCGGGTTATACTGAAAAAGAATTGCTGGAATTTCCAATAAATGCCATGGAAAAAGGAAAAATGGAACACGTTTGTTTTGTGCTTAATAATGTAAATAAAACAAATTTGGGTTACGGGAACAAATATGGGTATGGTTATGGTGAAGAAAAGAAAGGTTTCTGGGAAACCAGAAAGATTCTAAAAACAGTTCCTACATAG